The following proteins are encoded in a genomic region of Dokdonia donghaensis DSW-1:
- a CDS encoding DUF58 domain-containing protein, with protein MDTKELLKKVRKIEIKTRRLSDHIFGGEYHSTFKGRGMTFSEVRQYQFGDDVRNIDWNVTARYSEPYIKVFEEERELTMMLVADVSGSEFFGTDKQFKNEIVTEIAATLAFSAMQNNDKIGLILFTDEIELFIPPKKGKSHVLRIIRELLEFKPSSKKTDLAQAIKYLSNVMKKKAIVFVLSDFITDGYEQTMKIAANKHDITGIRIYDQREEKIPSLGIVQMEDEETGELALINTSSKKIRTNYEVYYKERVAYFKETFKRSGAGVIDVRTDQSYVKKLLGYFKRRS; from the coding sequence TTGGATACAAAAGAACTTCTTAAAAAAGTACGCAAGATCGAGATTAAGACACGTAGGCTGTCTGATCACATTTTTGGTGGAGAATATCACTCTACCTTTAAGGGTCGTGGTATGACGTTTTCTGAGGTGCGCCAGTATCAGTTTGGTGATGATGTGCGTAATATAGACTGGAACGTGACAGCACGTTACAGTGAGCCGTACATTAAGGTTTTTGAAGAAGAGCGAGAGCTCACAATGATGCTCGTGGCAGATGTGTCTGGATCTGAGTTTTTTGGAACAGACAAGCAGTTCAAAAATGAAATTGTTACTGAAATTGCGGCAACACTCGCCTTTAGTGCAATGCAAAATAATGACAAAATAGGTCTCATCCTTTTTACAGATGAGATAGAGCTATTTATACCTCCTAAAAAAGGAAAGTCTCACGTACTGCGCATCATACGTGAGTTACTAGAGTTTAAACCTAGCTCAAAAAAGACAGATCTTGCACAAGCCATAAAATACCTTAGTAATGTGATGAAAAAGAAAGCCATTGTTTTTGTGCTTTCAGACTTTATTACAGACGGCTATGAGCAGACAATGAAAATTGCTGCAAATAAGCACGACATCACAGGTATACGTATTTATGACCAGCGAGAAGAAAAAATACCTAGCCTAGGTATCGTACAGATGGAAGATGAAGAAACTGGCGAGCTAGCACTTATCAATACAAGTTCAAAAAAGATAAGAACAAACTATGAGGTATACTATAAAGAGCGTGTTGCTTACTTTAAAGAAACCTTTAAGCGTAGTGGTGCCGGTGTTATAGATGTACGTACAGATCAAAGCTATGTAAAAAAGCTACTGGGATACTTTAAAAGACGTAGCTAG
- a CDS encoding AAA family ATPase, translating into MEENTTSIDIQAINEKIERESAFVEVLTMEMNKVIVGQKHMIERLLIGLLGRGHILLEGVPGLAKTLAINTLSQAVHGSFSRIQFTPDLLPADVVGTLIYNMKLADFSIKKGPIFANFVLADEINRAPAKVQSALLEAMQEKQVTIGDETFKLDKPFLVMATQNPVEQEGTYPLPEAQVDRFMLKTVIDYPKLEDEQLIIRQNLKGSYEKVNPVVSVEQIIRAQEAVKEVYMDEKIEKYILDIIFATRYPENYGLADLKPLINFGASPRGSINLATAAKCYAFIKRRGYVIPEDVRAVVHDILRHRIGITYEAEAENVTSVDIINKIVNQIEVP; encoded by the coding sequence ATGGAAGAAAATACTACATCGATTGACATACAGGCAATCAATGAAAAAATTGAGCGTGAGAGTGCCTTTGTAGAGGTTCTTACAATGGAGATGAATAAAGTAATTGTGGGTCAAAAGCATATGATTGAGCGATTGCTCATAGGTCTTTTGGGTCGTGGTCACATTCTTCTAGAAGGGGTGCCAGGTCTTGCAAAAACGCTAGCCATAAACACCTTATCACAAGCGGTACACGGCTCTTTCTCTCGTATACAGTTTACGCCAGATTTACTCCCTGCAGATGTAGTGGGAACGCTTATTTATAATATGAAGCTCGCAGACTTTAGTATCAAGAAGGGACCCATTTTTGCAAACTTCGTTCTTGCAGATGAGATTAACCGTGCTCCGGCAAAAGTGCAATCTGCCCTACTAGAGGCAATGCAAGAAAAGCAGGTTACCATAGGTGACGAAACTTTTAAACTAGATAAGCCATTTTTAGTAATGGCAACACAAAACCCTGTAGAGCAAGAAGGAACATACCCACTACCCGAAGCACAGGTAGACCGTTTTATGCTTAAAACGGTGATAGATTACCCAAAGCTAGAAGATGAGCAACTCATCATACGCCAGAACTTAAAGGGTTCTTATGAAAAAGTAAACCCTGTGGTATCTGTAGAGCAAATTATAAGAGCGCAAGAGGCGGTAAAAGAAGTGTATATGGATGAAAAAATTGAGAAGTACATTCTTGATATCATCTTTGCAACGCGTTACCCAGAAAATTATGGCCTGGCAGATTTAAAACCTCTCATAAACTTTGGAGCATCGCCTCGTGGTAGTATTAACCTTGCGACAGCTGCAAAATGTTATGCATTTATCAAGCGTCGTGGTTATGTTATACCAGAAGATGTACGTGCCGTGGTACACGATATACTGCGCCACCGTATAGGTATTACCTATGAAGCAGAGGCAGAAAATGTGACCTCTGTAGATATCATCAATAAAATTGTAAACCAAATAGAAGTACCATAG
- a CDS encoding aldo/keto reductase has product MQFSRIIQGCMTWGVWGKQFNERQMVETIHHCLEQGVTTFDHADIYGDYTTEGEWGNAFAKANIPRETVQIISKCGIQMMGDNRPENTIKHYQYDKDYIIASAERSLKELQTDYLDLFLLHRPSPLLQPDEVAAAVSQLKEQGKIKDFGLSNFTASQTALVASRVAVSANQLEISITERSALDNGSLDYMMTNGITPMSWSPLGSVFREETPQSDRIKKALEPLCEKYNATQDQLLLAWLLKHPAGIHPVIGTTTASRITNAVLAEKIALSLKDWFTILEASVGEEVA; this is encoded by the coding sequence ATGCAATTTTCAAGAATAATTCAAGGCTGTATGACCTGGGGCGTTTGGGGCAAGCAATTTAATGAACGCCAAATGGTTGAGACCATACATCACTGTCTTGAGCAAGGTGTTACCACCTTTGACCACGCAGATATTTATGGGGATTACACGACAGAAGGTGAGTGGGGTAACGCTTTCGCGAAAGCGAACATCCCTAGAGAAACCGTACAAATTATAAGCAAGTGCGGTATCCAGATGATGGGGGACAACAGGCCAGAAAACACCATAAAACATTACCAGTACGACAAGGATTACATCATAGCCAGCGCCGAAAGGTCTCTCAAAGAGCTACAAACAGACTACCTCGATTTATTCTTGTTACATAGGCCTAGCCCACTACTTCAACCAGATGAGGTGGCAGCCGCAGTAAGCCAGTTAAAAGAACAAGGTAAAATAAAAGATTTTGGACTTTCTAACTTTACAGCTTCACAAACAGCACTTGTGGCATCACGTGTGGCAGTGAGTGCAAACCAGCTCGAAATCTCTATTACAGAGCGTAGCGCTCTAGATAATGGAAGTCTAGATTATATGATGACTAATGGGATCACACCTATGAGCTGGAGTCCGCTGGGATCTGTTTTTAGAGAAGAGACACCGCAGAGTGATCGCATTAAAAAAGCGCTAGAGCCGTTATGCGAAAAGTATAATGCCACACAAGATCAATTATTACTAGCCTGGTTGCTCAAGCACCCAGCGGGTATACACCCAGTTATAGGGACCACAACTGCGAGCCGCATTACAAATGCTGTGCTGGCAGAAAAAATAGCATTAAGCCTTAAAGATTGGTTTACCATCTTAGAAGCTAGCGTAGGAGAAGAAGTAGCATAA
- a CDS encoding SDR family NAD(P)-dependent oxidoreductase, whose protein sequence is MKTALITGATSGIGKATATRFAQEGIRLILCGRREEVLNELQNELGKHVPVHTLTFDVRNNEDVTIAIESLPEDFNTIDILINNAGNAHGLDPIQNGSIDDWDAMLDINVKGLLYVSKAIIPQMTARKRGHIINIGSTAGKEVYPNGNVYCASKHAVDAINQGMRLDLNKHNVRVGAINPGMVETDFSKVRFKNDEDRADKVYQGFDCLQPEDIADIIHFTVTRPYHVNIADLVVLSTAQASSTIVNRND, encoded by the coding sequence ATGAAAACAGCACTTATTACCGGAGCCACCAGTGGTATAGGTAAAGCAACAGCCACTCGATTTGCACAAGAAGGGATACGTCTCATTCTTTGCGGTCGTCGTGAGGAGGTATTAAATGAGCTACAAAATGAGCTTGGTAAGCACGTGCCTGTGCACACACTTACATTTGATGTACGTAACAATGAAGATGTTACCATTGCGATAGAAAGTCTGCCAGAAGATTTTAATACCATAGATATCTTAATTAACAATGCAGGTAATGCTCACGGTCTGGATCCTATACAAAATGGCTCTATAGATGATTGGGATGCAATGCTCGACATTAATGTAAAAGGGTTGCTGTATGTAAGTAAAGCAATTATCCCACAGATGACAGCGCGTAAGAGAGGTCATATCATAAATATAGGCTCTACAGCTGGAAAAGAAGTGTATCCTAATGGCAATGTATACTGTGCAAGTAAGCACGCTGTAGATGCTATAAACCAAGGAATGCGTCTAGATCTTAATAAGCATAACGTACGTGTGGGAGCCATAAATCCGGGGATGGTAGAAACAGATTTTAGTAAAGTACGTTTTAAAAATGATGAGGATCGAGCAGATAAGGTGTATCAAGGTTTTGACTGCCTACAACCAGAAGACATTGCAGACATTATACACTTTACAGTCACCAGACCCTATCACGTAAACATTGCAGATCTCGTCGTGCTCTCCACAGCACAAGCAAGCTCTACGATAGTTAATAGAAATGACTAG
- a CDS encoding ATP-binding protein, whose product MINKRLLVKNLLAHNDENSFYDKKRKIDISNKEGKAKFLKHICALSNSNPKNNSYIVIGVDDGENDIMGVPFFDDSKLQNLINAYLDNPPIISYENIPFPNLPADKVVGLVTIRAQDKLTALRRNIWKYWGGTVFFRDGSISMPKVFKSDIVDVNSDIVAAIERHAKNSIKLTLDGVMDFVNHRHKDRESTYKVFKEQFVLCWAGVKKVVKGETYYSRVDIELINEQVKLFYSSLDEVSITYDEDCFKILEYVHLGVQEQFKYYPLEEVEIRFRESGTYTIHTNLVFEPPQVDRKTLYHIFNNNNVIFYKLKRGIALNQGEWKDLYNLSNTYLICYLNGFDSAMQKLVELKPFMKKIRGGAYGRYRETMRILRKVRYE is encoded by the coding sequence ATGATTAATAAACGACTTCTTGTAAAAAATCTTCTCGCTCACAATGACGAGAACAGTTTTTATGACAAGAAGCGTAAGATTGACATTAGCAATAAAGAGGGCAAAGCAAAATTTTTAAAACATATCTGTGCGCTGTCCAATAGCAACCCAAAAAACAATTCGTACATCGTTATAGGCGTAGATGATGGCGAAAATGATATTATGGGCGTGCCGTTCTTTGATGATAGTAAGTTGCAAAACCTCATAAACGCATATCTAGATAACCCACCTATTATCTCTTATGAGAACATACCATTTCCTAACCTCCCGGCAGATAAGGTGGTGGGACTTGTAACCATTAGAGCACAAGATAAACTTACAGCTTTACGTCGCAATATTTGGAAATACTGGGGAGGTACAGTCTTTTTTAGAGATGGCAGTATCTCTATGCCTAAGGTCTTTAAGTCTGATATAGTAGATGTAAATAGTGACATTGTTGCTGCAATAGAGAGACACGCAAAAAACAGCATAAAACTCACACTAGACGGTGTGATGGATTTTGTAAATCATCGTCATAAAGATAGAGAGAGCACTTATAAAGTATTTAAAGAGCAGTTTGTACTATGCTGGGCAGGAGTAAAAAAAGTGGTAAAAGGTGAGACCTATTACTCTAGAGTAGATATAGAGCTCATTAATGAGCAGGTAAAACTGTTTTACTCTTCACTAGATGAGGTCTCAATTACCTATGATGAAGATTGTTTTAAGATTTTAGAGTATGTGCATCTCGGGGTACAAGAGCAGTTTAAATATTACCCACTAGAAGAGGTTGAGATACGCTTTCGCGAAAGCGGAACCTATACCATTCATACCAATTTGGTGTTTGAGCCACCTCAGGTAGATAGAAAGACGTTGTATCATATTTTTAATAATAACAATGTTATTTTTTATAAGCTTAAACGTGGTATAGCGCTCAATCAAGGTGAATGGAAGGATTTATATAATCTATCAAACACGTATCTAATTTGTTATCTCAACGGTTTTGACAGCGCGATGCAAAAACTAGTAGAGCTCAAACCGTTTATGAAAAAGATAAGAGGCGGTGCTTACGGTAGATATCGCGAGACAATGCGTATTTTGAGAAAGGTGAGGTATGAATAA
- a CDS encoding metallophosphoesterase yields the protein MRTLIFGDIHGGLRALEQAIERAKITVEDHLIFLGDYVDGWSESAEVIDKLIELQKSNKTTFIRGNHDDLVQQWLEGKEMSPKWLQHGGQSTIDSYSRRSKEEIKAHLDFYKTFKDYHIDEHNRMFCHAGFQNLNGPEHEWHTTVFFWDRTLWEMVCAMREDIVEGDALYPKRLKLFSEIFIGHTPTTRINKTTPVNKANVWNLDTGAAFKGPLTVLDVHTKEYWQSDPLPALYPNENGRN from the coding sequence ATGAGAACATTAATTTTTGGAGATATACACGGTGGTTTACGTGCCCTAGAGCAAGCTATAGAGAGGGCAAAGATTACAGTAGAAGATCATCTCATTTTTTTAGGTGATTATGTAGACGGCTGGAGTGAGAGTGCAGAGGTGATAGATAAGCTTATAGAGCTTCAAAAATCAAATAAAACAACCTTTATACGAGGCAATCACGATGACCTCGTACAGCAGTGGCTAGAAGGTAAAGAGATGTCGCCTAAGTGGCTACAGCACGGGGGACAAAGCACTATAGACTCTTACAGTCGTAGGTCTAAAGAAGAGATTAAGGCGCATCTGGATTTTTACAAAACGTTTAAAGACTATCATATAGATGAGCATAACAGAATGTTTTGTCACGCAGGATTTCAGAACCTTAACGGGCCTGAGCACGAGTGGCACACCACCGTTTTCTTTTGGGATAGAACTTTATGGGAGATGGTATGTGCTATGCGAGAAGATATAGTAGAGGGAGATGCGTTATACCCTAAGCGCTTAAAGCTATTTTCTGAAATATTTATAGGGCACACGCCTACTACTCGTATTAATAAAACAACGCCTGTAAATAAAGCTAACGTCTGGAATCTAGACACAGGAGCTGCTTTTAAAGGACCACTTACAGTACTAGACGTACATACCAAAGAGTACTGGCAGAGCGACCCATTACCAGCGCTTTATCCTAATGAAAATGGTAGAAATTAA
- a CDS encoding sensor histidine kinase, producing the protein MNFSAQPHIARWFIIISSLIITTLILWNVSLFFDQLKDAEQSKVEIYAAAMRALANTSEVNLESRNRDTRILSNELTSLQSLIISDNRTIPLLLYQLEADTFVPQNIPDADKLSQEDLRQLAEEYALVNEPIAITFDGVEEQTLYYGNSAIINQIKYFPIALIVIVILFIALIYFYYLTSKAGSQNLLWAGMAKETAHQIGTPLSSLVGWTEILKTENVDPDYIAEMTKDINRLETITNRFSKIGSVPDLKKVDLIAETQEAYDYLSKRSSKLITFTLDIPQGQLPVMLNKELYGWTFENLIKNAIDAMKGKGALTITITRDTRFAIVQITDTGKGIAKSKFNKIFEPGFTTKKRGWGLGLSLARRIIEEYHDGRIKVLESEVNKGTTMQIALRLA; encoded by the coding sequence ATGAATTTTAGCGCACAGCCGCATATTGCGAGATGGTTTATCATCATCTCATCGCTTATCATTACCACACTCATCTTGTGGAATGTGTCGCTTTTTTTTGATCAGCTTAAAGATGCAGAGCAGTCTAAAGTAGAGATTTATGCTGCGGCAATGAGAGCCCTTGCAAATACAAGTGAGGTTAACCTAGAAAGTCGTAATAGAGATACTCGCATATTATCTAACGAGCTTACCTCTTTACAAAGCCTTATCATAAGTGATAATAGAACAATCCCATTATTACTGTATCAACTGGAGGCAGATACTTTTGTGCCTCAAAATATTCCAGATGCAGATAAGCTCTCGCAAGAAGATTTAAGACAGCTAGCCGAAGAGTATGCACTGGTAAATGAACCTATTGCTATCACCTTTGATGGCGTAGAGGAGCAAACATTATATTATGGCAACTCGGCTATTATAAATCAGATCAAGTACTTTCCTATTGCGCTTATCGTGATAGTTATTCTCTTTATAGCCTTAATTTACTTTTACTATCTCACCTCAAAAGCGGGTTCTCAAAACTTACTATGGGCAGGTATGGCAAAAGAAACAGCACACCAGATAGGGACACCACTCTCATCACTGGTAGGATGGACAGAAATTCTCAAAACCGAAAATGTAGATCCAGACTATATTGCAGAGATGACTAAAGACATTAATAGGCTTGAGACTATTACAAATCGTTTTAGTAAAATAGGCTCTGTGCCAGATCTTAAAAAAGTAGACCTCATTGCAGAGACGCAAGAGGCTTATGATTACTTAAGCAAGCGCAGCTCAAAACTCATCACCTTTACGCTAGACATCCCGCAAGGGCAACTACCAGTAATGCTCAATAAAGAACTATATGGCTGGACATTTGAAAATCTCATAAAAAATGCCATAGATGCGATGAAGGGTAAAGGTGCGTTAACCATTACTATCACTCGTGATACACGCTTTGCGATTGTTCAAATTACAGATACGGGTAAAGGCATTGCTAAGTCTAAGTTTAATAAAATCTTTGAGCCAGGTTTTACTACCAAAAAAAGAGGGTGGGGCCTAGGCCTATCACTCGCAAGGCGTATTATAGAGGAGTATCACGACGGCCGTATAAAAGTACTGGAATCTGAGGTAAATAAAGGAACAACAATGCAAATAGCTTTACGTCTCGCATAA
- a CDS encoding NUDIX domain-containing protein encodes MSNRIKNVVEEIISDQWATLKKVTYSYQNQDQSWSDVKREVYDRGHGACALLYNVKKQTVILIKQFRLPAYLAGDNGFLTEVPAGIIEDEAPEQAIIREIEEETGYVIPALTSVGDVFTSPGAVTERIFLFIAPYDDAQKVTDGGGLDSENEDIEVVEYAFAKALQDVKKGVIKDAKTIILLQHLALSGVMKTSNL; translated from the coding sequence ATGAGTAATCGCATAAAAAACGTAGTAGAAGAGATCATAAGTGATCAGTGGGCAACGCTAAAAAAAGTAACCTACAGTTATCAAAATCAAGATCAATCTTGGAGCGATGTAAAGCGCGAGGTATACGACAGAGGCCACGGCGCTTGTGCTTTGCTTTATAATGTAAAAAAGCAAACGGTCATCCTCATAAAACAGTTTAGGTTACCTGCATACCTTGCGGGAGACAATGGTTTTTTAACAGAAGTGCCCGCCGGTATTATAGAAGACGAGGCGCCAGAGCAAGCCATTATACGAGAGATAGAGGAGGAGACCGGTTATGTGATACCAGCGCTCACCAGTGTGGGTGATGTTTTTACCTCTCCAGGTGCGGTAACAGAGCGCATTTTTCTATTTATAGCACCTTATGACGATGCTCAAAAAGTAACAGATGGTGGCGGTCTAGACAGTGAAAACGAAGATATTGAGGTGGTTGAGTACGCCTTCGCGAAAGCGTTACAAGACGTAAAAAAAGGTGTTATTAAAGATGCCAAAACAATTATCTTACTACAGCACCTGGCACTCTCTGGTGTGATGAAAACATCCAATTTGTAA
- a CDS encoding HIT family protein codes for MSSIFTKIINREIPGQIVAEDDKHIAILDINPNAKGHTLCIPKKEVNKIFDLEEQEYLDLMRFSRKVAIALEKAVPCKRVGVSVIGLEVPHVHVHLIPLQDMDDIRFEKKVSLTDDEFKELINDIKKVL; via the coding sequence ATGTCAAGCATTTTTACAAAAATCATAAACCGAGAAATCCCAGGCCAAATTGTTGCAGAGGATGATAAGCATATCGCCATACTAGATATAAATCCTAATGCAAAAGGTCACACCCTTTGTATCCCTAAAAAAGAGGTAAACAAGATTTTTGACCTAGAGGAACAAGAGTATCTTGACCTGATGCGTTTTTCTCGCAAGGTAGCAATCGCTCTAGAGAAGGCAGTGCCTTGTAAACGTGTAGGCGTATCTGTCATAGGTCTTGAAGTACCACACGTGCACGTGCACCTCATCCCTTTACAAGATATGGATGACATAAGATTTGAAAAGAAAGTATCTCTTACAGATGACGAATTTAAGGAGCTTATAAATGATATAAAGAAAGTTTTATAG
- a CDS encoding four helix bundle protein gives MSDKPFDLSERLEDFAAAIIILYNTKPLSFAGEYLAKQLIRSSCSSALNYGEALGAGTARDKVHKLRICLKELRESLRNLNIQVKANLLSENSLNTLRDENDQLIRIIVTRIKNSN, from the coding sequence ATGAGCGACAAACCTTTCGATTTAAGTGAGCGACTGGAAGATTTTGCTGCTGCGATTATTATACTTTACAACACTAAGCCTCTATCATTTGCTGGAGAGTATCTCGCAAAGCAACTCATACGTTCTTCTTGCTCCTCTGCTCTTAACTATGGAGAAGCTTTAGGAGCTGGAACCGCTAGGGATAAGGTTCATAAGCTCAGAATATGTTTAAAAGAACTTAGAGAAAGTTTACGCAATCTCAACATTCAAGTAAAAGCAAATTTATTATCTGAAAATAGCCTCAATACGCTAAGAGATGAAAACGATCAACTCATAAGAATTATCGTAACCAGAATTAAAAATAGCAATTAA
- the greA gene encoding transcription elongation factor GreA, with translation MSKVNYYTAEGLQKLKDELNHLRDVERPKASQDIADARDKGDLSENAEYDAAKEAQGMLEMRISKLEELAANARIIDESQLDTSKVLVHSTVKIKNQTNGATMTYKLVAQNEADIKKGLISVDSPIGKGLLGKKVGEVAEIQVPSGIMKFDVVSITRD, from the coding sequence ATGAGCAAGGTAAATTACTATACAGCAGAAGGATTACAAAAACTTAAAGACGAACTTAATCACCTACGTGATGTAGAACGCCCAAAGGCATCACAAGATATTGCAGATGCACGTGACAAGGGAGATCTGAGTGAAAATGCCGAATATGATGCTGCCAAAGAAGCACAAGGAATGCTAGAAATGCGCATCTCAAAACTTGAAGAGCTTGCCGCAAACGCTCGCATCATAGATGAGTCTCAACTAGACACCTCAAAGGTGCTAGTACACTCTACCGTAAAAATTAAAAACCAGACTAACGGCGCGACAATGACCTACAAACTAGTAGCTCAAAATGAAGCCGACATCAAAAAAGGACTTATCTCTGTAGACTCACCTATAGGTAAGGGACTCTTAGGTAAAAAAGTGGGTGAAGTGGCCGAAATACAAGTGCCTAGCGGGATAATGAAATTTGACGTAGTATCAATCACTAGAGACTAG
- a CDS encoding TonB-dependent receptor, with amino-acid sequence MKKILLSMMALAAITATAQQTTVIDTTKVESLDEVLVRSVRVKADSPITHSNLTKAQIAQRNLGQDIATQLNFLPSVVTTSDAGAGIGYTGFRVRGTGNQGINVTINGIPYNDAESATTFFVNLQDFSSSVESLQLQRGVGSSTNGPGAFGASLNILTDAISKEAYGEISNSFGSFATRRHNVKFSTGLLNDHIEISGRLSQIKSDGYIDRASSDLKSYFLQAAYTDDNTLIKLINFAGSEVTYQSWFGIDAETLAEDRTFNPAGQFTDDNGVTRFHDNQVDNYKQDHYQLHWNQRYDNNWSTQLSLNYTYGRGFFEEYKEDEDLAFYSIAPVVIGDETVETSDIIRRRWLDNDFYVANATVNYKDTSLDFVGGLYGSVYDGDHFGEVIWARFASDSELGDDYYFGTGTKKEFSAFAKANYRFNSKWSGYLDLQQRFISYTTDGINSDIAEFIVDEDYSFFNPKAGLSYKVNDNNQLYASFARANREPNRTDFENGAPRPERLNDWELGWRHNTDKVSLNVNGYYMGYRDQLVLTGALDDVGAPIRANSGESFRAGIEIDAAIAITDQITVQPNVAISTNKNKDFFFERDGVLTNLGNTDISYSPNLVAGNTISYKPAQNFRISLLSKYVGEQYLGNIDSETSKLDSYFTNDLNVTYELKDIPVFKSIVFNALVNNIFDVEYVSNGYFFTFDDDFSVPNEITTIEGAGFYPQAGINFLVGATMKF; translated from the coding sequence ATGAAAAAGATCCTATTAAGTATGATGGCACTCGCAGCAATCACTGCTACTGCCCAACAAACCACTGTTATTGACACCACAAAAGTGGAGTCGCTAGATGAAGTACTGGTACGCTCTGTAAGAGTAAAAGCAGACTCACCTATCACACACTCTAACCTTACAAAGGCACAAATCGCCCAGCGCAACTTAGGTCAAGACATCGCTACACAGCTTAACTTTTTACCTAGTGTTGTGACCACGTCAGATGCTGGTGCGGGGATAGGGTATACAGGCTTTAGAGTACGTGGTACTGGTAACCAAGGTATCAATGTAACGATAAATGGTATCCCTTATAATGATGCGGAGAGCGCAACTACGTTTTTTGTAAACCTTCAAGACTTTAGCTCTTCTGTAGAGAGTTTACAGTTACAGCGTGGTGTAGGGTCTTCTACAAACGGTCCTGGAGCCTTTGGAGCAAGTCTTAACATTCTTACAGATGCTATTTCTAAGGAGGCATATGGTGAGATTTCTAACTCATTTGGATCTTTTGCAACACGTCGTCACAATGTGAAGTTTAGCACAGGCTTACTTAATGATCACATAGAGATATCTGGAAGATTATCACAAATAAAATCTGATGGATATATAGACAGAGCATCGTCAGACCTTAAGTCTTACTTTTTACAAGCGGCTTATACAGATGATAATACGCTTATTAAACTTATAAATTTTGCAGGATCTGAGGTGACGTATCAATCTTGGTTTGGTATCGACGCAGAGACCCTTGCAGAAGATAGAACGTTTAACCCAGCTGGTCAATTTACAGATGATAATGGTGTAACGCGTTTTCACGATAATCAAGTTGACAATTACAAGCAGGACCACTACCAGCTACACTGGAACCAGCGTTATGATAACAACTGGAGTACACAGCTTAGCCTTAACTACACGTACGGTCGCGGCTTCTTTGAAGAATATAAAGAAGATGAAGATCTTGCATTTTACAGCATTGCTCCTGTAGTTATAGGTGATGAGACGGTTGAGACCTCAGATATTATAAGACGTCGCTGGCTAGACAATGATTTTTACGTGGCAAATGCTACGGTAAATTACAAGGACACAAGCCTAGACTTTGTAGGAGGTTTATATGGGAGTGTATACGATGGAGACCACTTTGGAGAAGTGATCTGGGCACGTTTTGCTAGTGATAGTGAGCTAGGTGATGATTACTATTTTGGAACTGGCACAAAGAAGGAGTTTTCTGCTTTCGCGAAAGCAAACTACCGTTTCAACTCAAAATGGAGTGGATATCTTGACCTGCAGCAACGTTTTATCTCATACACAACAGACGGTATCAACTCTGACATTGCAGAGTTTATTGTAGATGAAGATTACAGCTTCTTTAACCCAAAAGCGGGTCTTTCTTATAAAGTAAATGATAACAACCAGCTGTATGCATCTTTTGCTAGAGCAAACAGAGAGCCTAACCGTACAGATTTTGAAAACGGAGCACCACGCCCAGAGCGTCTTAATGACTGGGAGTTAGGATGGCGTCATAATACAGATAAAGTAAGCCTTAATGTAAACGGATACTATATGGGTTACCGTGACCAGCTAGTACTTACTGGAGCGCTAGATGACGTAGGAGCACCTATACGTGCAAATAGTGGAGAGAGCTTTAGAGCTGGTATTGAGATAGACGCCGCAATCGCTATAACAGATCAAATTACAGTACAGCCTAATGTTGCAATAAGCACAAATAAAAACAAAGATTTCTTTTTTGAGAGAGACGGCGTGCTTACTAACCTAGGTAATACAGACATCTCATACTCGCCTAACCTTGTTGCCGGAAACACCATCTCATACAAGCCAGCACAAAACTTTAGAATAAGCCTTTTATCTAAATATGTAGGTGAGCAATACTTAGGTAATATAGACAGTGAGACGTCTAAGCTAGATAGCTACTTTACAAATGACTTAAACGTTACTTATGAGCTTAAAGATATCCCGGTATTTAAGTCTATCGTGTTTAACGCGCTAGTAAACAACATATTTGATGTAGAGTACGTATCAAACGGATACTTCTTTACCTTTGACGATGATTTTTCTGTGCCTAATGAGATCACAACTATAGAAGGTGCAGGTTTTTACCCACAGGCAGGGATTAACTTTCTAGTGGGTGCTACGATGAAGTTTTAA